In one Streptomyces sp. T12 genomic region, the following are encoded:
- a CDS encoding DUF1772 domain-containing protein: protein MIDGPYFVLIVIGVVGTGLVAGVFCAFSTFVMRGLAALPPAQGVAAMKAINVTALMPAFMLVFVGSAVLCAVIAVVTFVLWPDEGTVELLLGSALYLFGSFGVTMVANVPRNEALLKLEAGTQEAAAYWPTYVREWTAWNHVRTVASAAATLCYVLSLS from the coding sequence ATGATTGATGGACCGTACTTCGTACTGATCGTGATCGGCGTGGTCGGGACCGGTCTCGTGGCCGGAGTCTTCTGCGCTTTCTCGACCTTCGTGATGCGTGGGCTCGCCGCGCTGCCGCCCGCGCAGGGCGTGGCCGCGATGAAGGCGATCAACGTGACGGCGTTGATGCCGGCGTTCATGCTCGTGTTCGTCGGGTCGGCGGTGCTGTGCGCGGTGATCGCCGTGGTGACGTTCGTGCTCTGGCCGGACGAGGGAACGGTGGAGCTGCTGCTGGGTAGTGCGCTGTATCTGTTCGGCTCGTTCGGGGTGACCATGGTGGCGAACGTGCCGCGCAACGAGGCGCTGCTCAAGCTGGAGGCGGGCACTCAGGAGGCGGCCGCCTACTGGCCGACGTACGTGCGCGAGTGGACGGCGTGGAACCACGTCCGCACGGTCGCGTCCGCCGCCGCGACGCTGTGCTACGTGCTGTCCCTCAGCTGA
- a CDS encoding glycerophosphodiester phosphodiesterase family protein — translation MHARAVATTTTALLGAAALLLPAHAARAGAERPTIIAHRGASAYAPENTLAAVDEAAELGISWVENDVQRTKDGELVVLHDDNLKRTTDVEEIFPDRAPWKVKDFTAAEIAHLDAGSWFGPAYAGERVPTLEQFMDRVELHRQKLLLEIKNPELYPGIEQQTLKVLGNEGWLDPGHLASRLIVQSFSADSTRTVHRLKPAVKTGFLGTPPVADLSWYATFADQINPSYSSISTDYVASVHGFQGPHGGPLEVFTWTVNDADTARLVGRYGVDGIITNSPDVVRDAFPKG, via the coding sequence ATGCACGCGCGCGCTGTAGCCACCACGACGACCGCGCTCCTGGGAGCCGCCGCTCTTCTGCTCCCCGCCCACGCCGCCCGGGCCGGCGCCGAGCGGCCCACGATCATCGCCCACCGGGGGGCCTCCGCCTACGCCCCCGAGAACACACTGGCCGCCGTCGACGAGGCCGCCGAGTTGGGCATCAGCTGGGTCGAGAACGACGTCCAGCGCACCAAGGACGGCGAGCTGGTCGTCCTCCACGACGACAATCTCAAGCGCACGACCGATGTGGAGGAGATCTTCCCCGACCGGGCGCCGTGGAAGGTGAAGGACTTCACCGCCGCCGAGATCGCCCACCTGGACGCGGGCAGTTGGTTCGGCCCCGCGTACGCGGGCGAGCGCGTACCGACGCTGGAGCAGTTCATGGACCGCGTGGAGCTGCACCGCCAGAAGCTGCTTCTGGAGATCAAGAACCCTGAGCTGTACCCGGGCATCGAGCAGCAGACCCTCAAGGTCCTGGGCAACGAGGGCTGGCTCGACCCGGGCCACCTCGCGAGCCGGCTGATCGTGCAGAGCTTCAGCGCCGACAGCACGCGCACCGTCCACCGGCTGAAGCCGGCCGTGAAGACCGGCTTCCTGGGGACGCCGCCCGTGGCGGACCTGTCCTGGTATGCGACCTTCGCCGACCAGATCAACCCTTCGTACTCCTCCATCTCCACGGACTATGTCGCCTCCGTCCATGGGTTCCAGGGACCGCACGGCGGGCCGTTGGAGGTCTTCACCTGGACAGTGAACGACGCGGACACCGCTCGGCTGGTCGGCAGGTACGGAGTCGACGGCATCATCACCAACAGTCCCGACGTGGTGCGGGACGCGTTCCCCAAGGGCTGA
- a CDS encoding pseudouridine-5'-phosphate glycosidase: MVLMVSEEVREAINARQPVVALESTIIAHGLPRPRNLQVALELEDVVRQEGAVPATIAVLDGRPHVGLDKEQLERIANEDGIRKLGHRDLPLAVASGASGATTVSATALLAALAGVRVFATGGLGGVHRQWTVTQDESADLGLLARTRITVVCAGVKSILDVPATLQRLETLGVAVAGYRTEHFPGFYLSDSGHPVDWTLQSPQEAAEVMRAQDALDGPESALIVANPVPEAEQLDPELHARVLADALDACEERGITGQAVTPFLLDYLVRHTEGASLSANLAAVRGNVRLAGRIAAAWAGA, translated from the coding sequence GTGGTGCTGATGGTGTCCGAAGAAGTGCGGGAGGCGATCAACGCGCGTCAACCCGTGGTGGCCCTGGAGTCCACGATCATCGCGCACGGGCTGCCCCGCCCGCGCAATCTGCAGGTGGCGCTGGAGCTGGAGGACGTCGTACGGCAGGAGGGCGCCGTTCCCGCGACGATCGCCGTGCTGGACGGGCGGCCCCATGTCGGACTGGACAAGGAGCAGCTGGAGCGGATCGCGAACGAGGACGGGATCCGCAAGCTGGGGCACCGTGATCTGCCGCTCGCGGTGGCCTCCGGGGCGAGCGGGGCGACCACGGTGTCGGCGACGGCTCTGCTGGCGGCCCTCGCGGGCGTACGGGTGTTCGCGACGGGCGGGCTCGGCGGCGTGCACCGGCAGTGGACGGTGACGCAGGACGAGTCGGCCGACCTGGGGCTGCTGGCGCGCACGCGGATCACGGTGGTGTGCGCCGGCGTGAAGTCGATCCTGGATGTCCCGGCGACCCTGCAGCGGCTGGAGACCCTCGGCGTCGCGGTCGCCGGCTACCGCACGGAGCACTTCCCCGGCTTCTATCTGTCCGACTCGGGGCATCCGGTGGACTGGACGCTTCAGTCACCCCAGGAGGCGGCCGAGGTGATGCGCGCTCAGGACGCGCTCGACGGGCCGGAGTCGGCGCTGATCGTCGCCAATCCGGTGCCCGAGGCGGAGCAGTTGGATCCCGAGCTGCACGCGCGTGTGCTCGCCGACGCGCTGGACGCGTGCGAGGAGCGGGGCATCACCGGTCAGGCGGTCACGCCGTTCCTGCTGGACTACTTGGTACGGCACACGGAGGGTGCCTCGCTGAGCGCCAATCTCGCGGCGGTGCGCGGCAACGTACGGCTGGCAGGGCGGATCGCGGCGGCCTGGGCCGGGGCGTGA
- a CDS encoding methyltransferase, with translation MTRTHGYLLGNRQGEAGERFDAFATLFDPTTFRHLERLGVGPGWLCWEVGAGGTSVVSWLAKKVGPTGRVVATDIDTSRLTPAARPPVEVRVHDVGADEPPGEGFDLVHARLVLVHVPDRERALSSMISALRPGGRLLIEDADPALQPLLCPDEYGPEQQLANRLRNGFRTLLAKRGADLSYGRRLPRLLREAGLRRVEAEAYFPVASPACTALESATVRQIRDQLVTEGLATDEDIDRHLANVAAGDMDLATAPMISAWGRKA, from the coding sequence ATGACGCGAACCCACGGGTATCTCCTCGGCAATCGGCAGGGCGAGGCGGGCGAGCGCTTCGACGCCTTCGCCACCCTCTTCGACCCCACGACGTTCCGACACCTAGAACGGCTCGGCGTCGGACCCGGCTGGCTCTGCTGGGAGGTGGGCGCCGGCGGCACCTCCGTGGTGTCCTGGCTGGCCAAGAAGGTCGGCCCGACCGGACGGGTCGTCGCGACCGACATCGACACCTCACGGCTCACCCCGGCCGCCCGTCCGCCGGTCGAGGTCCGCGTCCACGACGTGGGTGCGGACGAGCCGCCGGGGGAGGGGTTCGACCTTGTGCACGCACGGCTTGTGCTCGTGCATGTGCCGGACCGCGAACGGGCGTTGAGCTCGATGATCAGCGCCCTGCGCCCCGGCGGCCGACTTCTGATCGAGGACGCCGACCCCGCTCTGCAGCCCCTGCTCTGCCCCGACGAGTACGGCCCCGAACAGCAGCTCGCGAACCGCCTCCGCAACGGCTTCCGCACACTGCTGGCCAAACGTGGCGCCGACCTCTCCTACGGCCGCAGGCTTCCGCGTCTGCTCCGTGAGGCAGGTCTGCGGCGGGTGGAGGCCGAGGCGTACTTCCCGGTCGCCTCGCCCGCCTGCACCGCCCTGGAGTCCGCCACCGTCCGCCAGATCCGCGACCAGCTCGTCACCGAGGGCCTCGCCACCGACGAGGACATCGACCGCCACCTCGCCAACGTCGCCGCTGGTGACATGGACCTGGCCACTGCCCCGATGATCTCGGCGTGGGGCCGCAAGGCGTAA
- a CDS encoding CBS domain-containing protein, with product MTTAGDIMHRGAQWIPAHETLDRAAQLMRELGVGALPISDQNERLCGILTDRDIVIGCVAVGRDPSKVTAGEMAHGTPRWIDANADISDVLREMKEHQIRRLPVIENKRLVGMISEADLARNLPENEVAHWAESVYARTTAPTTH from the coding sequence ATGACCACTGCCGGAGACATCATGCACCGTGGTGCCCAGTGGATCCCGGCCCACGAGACCCTGGACCGCGCTGCCCAGCTCATGCGCGAGCTGGGCGTCGGTGCCCTGCCCATCAGCGACCAGAACGAACGGCTCTGCGGCATCCTCACCGACCGCGACATCGTCATCGGCTGCGTGGCCGTGGGACGCGACCCGAGCAAGGTCACCGCCGGTGAGATGGCCCACGGCACCCCCCGCTGGATCGACGCCAACGCCGACATCAGCGACGTGCTCCGGGAGATGAAGGAGCACCAGATCCGCCGGCTCCCCGTGATCGAGAACAAGCGCCTGGTCGGCATGATCAGCGAGGCCGACCTGGCCCGGAACCTGCCGGAGAACGAGGTCGCCCACTGGGCCGAGAGCGTCTACGCCAGGACCACGGCACCGACGACGCACTGA
- a CDS encoding uridine kinase, with product MRLEAITWDRLGDLLAERLLDLKPADGSPWPRIAFDGAPAARPGDLAERVGEALRMRGRPSLAVGAEGFLRPASVRLEYGHQDVDAYYDGWFDTGALWREVFGPLEPGGDGRVLPDLWDPVTDRATRSSYVQLPPGGVLLLHGPLLLRHWFPFDLTVHVLLSPGALRRRTPETEHWTLPAFERYDYETDPAGTADVLVRADDPRHPAWSG from the coding sequence GTGCGACTCGAAGCGATCACCTGGGACCGGCTCGGCGACCTGCTGGCCGAGCGGCTGCTCGACCTGAAGCCGGCCGATGGCAGCCCTTGGCCGCGTATCGCGTTCGACGGTGCCCCGGCGGCCCGCCCGGGCGACCTCGCCGAGCGCGTCGGGGAGGCGCTGCGCATGCGCGGCCGGCCCTCGCTCGCCGTCGGCGCGGAGGGTTTCCTGCGCCCCGCCTCGGTCCGCCTGGAGTACGGCCACCAGGACGTGGACGCCTACTACGACGGCTGGTTCGACACCGGCGCCCTGTGGCGAGAGGTCTTCGGCCCCCTCGAACCGGGCGGTGACGGTCGCGTCCTGCCCGACCTGTGGGACCCGGTCACCGACCGAGCCACCCGCAGCTCCTACGTCCAACTCCCGCCTGGCGGCGTCCTGTTGCTGCACGGCCCCCTCCTGCTGCGTCACTGGTTCCCCTTCGACCTGACTGTCCACGTCCTCCTCTCGCCCGGTGCCCTGCGCCGCCGTACCCCCGAGACCGAGCACTGGACCCTCCCCGCCTTCGAGCGCTACGACTACGAGACCGACCCCGCCGGTACGGCGGACGTCCTGGTACGCGCCGACGATCCGCGACACCCGGCGTGGAGCGGTTGA
- a CDS encoding magnesium and cobalt transport protein CorA, which yields MSMAGNLRKVTGLSKVGGLRKVARLTRRRPRVDLSHPARSPLGSSVVNCVTYRDGVRVPESGDLVDVVQKVRKRGAGFVWLGLHEPTDQEFAGIAELFALHPLAVEDAVEAHQRPKLERYDETLFAVFKTVCYVEHEELTATSEVVNTGEIMVFVGRDFVITVRHGRHGSLGPLREELESSPEQLAKGPAAVLHAIADHVVDDYLSVTDSVQEDIDQVETDVFAENGARADPGRIYQLKRELLELKRAVVPLSRPLEELATRPIRVVEPEIQAYFRDVSDHLLRAKEQIAAFDELLNSILQAHLAQVTVAQNEDMRKITAWAAIVAIPTMVCGLYGMNFDYMPELRWTYGYPLVVGVISVACVALYRGFRRNGWL from the coding sequence ATGTCCATGGCAGGGAATCTGCGGAAGGTCACGGGCCTCAGCAAGGTCGGCGGCCTCCGCAAGGTGGCACGGCTGACTCGACGGCGCCCCCGCGTCGACCTCAGCCATCCCGCCAGGTCCCCGCTGGGCTCCTCGGTGGTGAACTGCGTGACGTACCGGGACGGCGTGCGGGTCCCGGAGAGCGGCGACCTGGTCGACGTCGTACAGAAGGTGCGCAAACGCGGCGCCGGGTTCGTCTGGCTCGGCCTCCATGAGCCAACGGACCAGGAGTTCGCGGGCATCGCCGAGCTGTTCGCCCTGCATCCGCTGGCCGTCGAGGACGCGGTCGAGGCGCATCAGCGGCCGAAGCTGGAGCGCTACGACGAGACGCTGTTCGCGGTGTTCAAGACGGTCTGCTACGTCGAGCACGAGGAACTCACGGCGACGAGCGAGGTCGTGAACACCGGCGAGATCATGGTGTTCGTCGGCCGGGACTTCGTGATCACGGTGCGGCACGGGCGGCACGGCTCGCTGGGCCCGTTGCGCGAGGAACTGGAGTCGAGCCCCGAGCAGCTCGCCAAGGGCCCCGCGGCGGTGCTGCACGCGATCGCGGACCATGTGGTCGACGACTATCTGAGCGTCACCGACTCGGTGCAGGAGGACATCGACCAGGTCGAGACGGACGTGTTCGCGGAGAACGGCGCGCGGGCCGACCCGGGGCGGATCTACCAGCTCAAGCGGGAACTCCTCGAACTGAAGCGGGCCGTGGTTCCACTGAGTCGCCCGCTCGAGGAACTGGCCACGCGGCCCATCCGGGTGGTCGAGCCGGAGATACAGGCCTACTTCCGCGACGTCTCGGACCATCTGCTGCGCGCCAAGGAGCAGATAGCGGCCTTCGACGAACTGCTGAACTCGATCCTGCAGGCGCACCTGGCACAGGTCACGGTCGCGCAGAACGAGGACATGCGGAAGATCACGGCATGGGCCGCGATCGTCGCCATACCGACGATGGTGTGCGGGCTGTACGGGATGAACTTCGACTACATGCCGGAGCTGCGCTGGACGTACGGCTATCCGCTGGTCGTAGGCGTGATATCCGTCGCGTGTGTGGCGCTGTACCGCGGCTTCCGGCGCAACGGATGGCTCTGA
- a CDS encoding MFS transporter, which translates to MTAVERGAVASVTPDRLPALRRRISAVLIATQILGGLGVATGIALAAVLATQVSGTESLSGLAPTATVAGTAVLSMPLAALMTARGRRPGLVLAYLIGALGAGVTVVAADIGSFPLLLCGMAAFGAASSANLQARFAAADLAEPERRARAISLVVWATTIGAVLGPNIASPAGRSVTGLGIPAAAGPFLWAAGIFLISAVVVAVLLRPDPLLTARALAPAEEQSPAARSLRAGMAAVAASPRARLAVVTVAVAHTAMVSVMAMTPVDLAHHGAGIDLIGLVISGHIAGMYAFAPLMGRLSDRLGRLSGIGLAVGLLACAVFLAGTAGGSHGQTAVGLFVLGLGWSAGLVSGSALLTDSVPQPARAAAQGLSDLVMNASAGVGGAVAGLVVAQASYGWLNFTAACLLLPLAALVLFTRGRRAADVPAGD; encoded by the coding sequence ATGACCGCCGTCGAGCGAGGGGCCGTCGCGTCCGTCACGCCCGACCGGTTGCCGGCACTGCGGCGCCGTATCTCGGCCGTGCTGATCGCGACGCAGATCCTGGGCGGGCTGGGCGTCGCCACCGGCATCGCCCTCGCGGCCGTCCTGGCGACGCAGGTCAGCGGCACCGAGTCACTGTCCGGGCTCGCACCCACCGCGACCGTGGCCGGTACGGCGGTGCTGTCGATGCCGCTGGCCGCGCTGATGACCGCGCGGGGGCGACGTCCAGGGCTCGTCCTGGCCTATCTCATCGGAGCCCTGGGCGCCGGTGTCACGGTGGTCGCGGCCGACATCGGGAGCTTTCCTCTGCTGCTCTGCGGGATGGCCGCTTTCGGCGCGGCTTCGTCGGCGAACCTCCAGGCGCGGTTCGCGGCCGCCGATCTGGCCGAGCCGGAGCGGCGGGCCCGTGCCATCTCCCTCGTCGTGTGGGCGACCACCATCGGCGCGGTCCTCGGCCCGAACATCGCCTCGCCCGCCGGTCGGAGCGTCACGGGCCTCGGGATACCCGCGGCGGCGGGTCCGTTCCTGTGGGCGGCCGGGATCTTCCTGATATCCGCGGTCGTGGTGGCCGTACTGCTGCGGCCGGACCCGCTGCTGACGGCGCGTGCGCTCGCACCGGCCGAGGAGCAGTCGCCCGCGGCCCGTTCACTGCGCGCCGGGATGGCAGCCGTGGCCGCCTCCCCGCGTGCGCGACTCGCGGTGGTAACCGTTGCCGTGGCGCACACGGCGATGGTGTCGGTGATGGCGATGACCCCGGTCGACCTCGCCCACCACGGCGCGGGCATCGATCTGATCGGGCTGGTCATCAGCGGGCACATCGCCGGCATGTACGCGTTCGCGCCGCTCATGGGGCGGTTGTCGGACCGGCTGGGGCGGCTGTCCGGGATCGGGCTCGCGGTGGGACTGCTGGCGTGCGCGGTGTTCCTCGCCGGTACGGCGGGTGGCAGTCACGGGCAGACGGCCGTCGGGCTCTTCGTGCTGGGCCTCGGTTGGTCGGCGGGGCTCGTGTCCGGTTCCGCGCTGCTCACGGACTCCGTGCCGCAGCCCGCGCGGGCCGCCGCTCAGGGGCTGTCGGACCTCGTCATGAACGCCTCCGCGGGCGTCGGTGGCGCGGTCGCCGGCCTCGTGGTCGCCCAGGCGAGCTACGGCTGGCTGAACTTCACCGCCGCCTGCCTGCTGCTTCCGTTGGCGGCGCTGGTGCTGTTCACGCGGGGCAGACGGGCGGCCGACGTTCCGGCGGGCGACTGA
- a CDS encoding PPOX class F420-dependent oxidoreductase — MTTSTSDPISFDDSVRSLLDGKNFASVATLDPDGAPQNSVVWIKREGDTVLFSSVDARQKVRNLRRDPRISVSVYDLANPYTSVEIRGTAEILPDDAKRLPFELSHKYLGIDPPAEKDDETRVIIRVVPRKIVGFSA; from the coding sequence ATGACGACCTCCACGAGTGATCCGATCTCCTTCGACGACTCCGTCCGCTCCCTGCTCGACGGCAAAAACTTCGCCAGCGTGGCCACCCTCGACCCCGACGGCGCCCCGCAGAACTCGGTGGTCTGGATCAAGCGCGAGGGCGACACCGTGCTCTTCTCCTCCGTCGACGCCCGCCAGAAGGTGCGCAACCTCCGCCGCGACCCCCGCATCAGCGTCTCGGTCTACGACCTTGCCAACCCCTACACCTCGGTCGAGATCCGCGGCACCGCCGAGATACTTCCGGACGACGCCAAGCGGCTCCCCTTCGAGCTCTCGCACAAGTACCTCGGCATCGACCCGCCCGCCGAGAAGGACGACGAGACCCGCGTGATCATCCGCGTCGTCCCGCGGAAGATCGTGGGCTTCTCGGCCTGA
- a CDS encoding VOC family protein, with translation MTDNTTRLDHVVLWVSDPAASAEFYEKTLGMAPIRLSEFTAGEAPFPSVRVNEETILDLMPMAMAERMKMLPGAARSAGHPVNHVCLSLPEADFQGLRTHLEEHDVPVSDYSYDSFGARGKARRSFYFRDPDGNVFEARHYD, from the coding sequence ATGACCGACAACACGACACGTCTCGACCACGTGGTCCTATGGGTGAGCGACCCGGCCGCCTCGGCCGAGTTCTACGAGAAGACACTCGGCATGGCGCCCATCAGGCTCAGCGAGTTCACCGCGGGCGAGGCGCCGTTTCCCTCGGTGCGCGTCAACGAGGAGACCATCCTCGACCTCATGCCGATGGCCATGGCGGAGCGCATGAAGATGCTCCCCGGTGCCGCCCGGAGCGCGGGGCACCCGGTCAATCACGTCTGTCTGTCCTTGCCGGAGGCCGACTTCCAGGGGCTGCGCACCCACCTGGAGGAGCACGACGTGCCCGTGTCGGACTACTCGTACGACTCCTTCGGCGCCCGCGGCAAGGCCAGGCGCAGCTTCTACTTCCGCGACCCCGACGGCAACGTCTTCGAGGCCCGGCACTACGACTAG
- a CDS encoding methylated-DNA--[protein]-cysteine S-methyltransferase produces MDSHGQYEHQVVWAVVGTDIGPLMLAATRDGLVSVVFHATEGVREKALDRLASRLGAEPVEAPGSPLLAEATRQVEEYFAGARRDFELPLDWSLISGFNRQVLHELASGVPYGTVVGYGDLAGRVGQPGAAQAVGMAMGANPLPVVVPCHRVVESDGGIGGFGGGLETKRKLLALEGVLPEPLF; encoded by the coding sequence ATGGACAGCCATGGGCAGTACGAGCATCAGGTCGTGTGGGCCGTCGTCGGTACCGACATCGGTCCGCTGATGCTGGCCGCGACCCGCGACGGCCTGGTCAGCGTCGTGTTCCACGCCACGGAGGGGGTGCGCGAGAAGGCGCTCGACCGACTGGCGTCCCGGCTCGGCGCCGAGCCGGTCGAGGCGCCCGGTTCTCCACTGCTGGCCGAGGCGACACGTCAGGTGGAGGAGTACTTCGCCGGTGCGCGGCGCGACTTCGAGCTGCCGCTGGACTGGTCGCTCATCTCCGGCTTCAACCGGCAGGTGCTGCACGAGCTGGCGTCCGGTGTCCCGTACGGCACGGTCGTCGGGTACGGCGATCTGGCCGGACGGGTGGGGCAGCCGGGCGCGGCCCAGGCGGTGGGGATGGCGATGGGCGCCAATCCGCTGCCGGTCGTCGTGCCCTGCCACCGGGTCGTGGAGAGCGACGGCGGCATCGGCGGGTTCGGGGGCGGCCTGGAGACCAAGCGGAAGCTGCTCGCGCTGGAGGGGGTGCTGCCGGAGCCGCTGTTCTGA
- a CDS encoding MHYT domain-containing protein, whose amino-acid sequence MQGTIDGFSYGLVTPLVAYLMACLGGALGLRCTTRSMLVSQSWRPGWLALGSAAIGSGIWTMHFVAMMGFTVKETPIHYDKPMTFASLAVAVVMVGVGIFIVGYKGASGTALFTGGTITGLGIASMHYLGMAGMRLNGKLEYNTFTVAVSVAIAMVAATAALWAAGQVRGLMWSVGASLVMGLAVSGMHYTGMAALSVHLHGTEAPATGDSPAALLAPMLIGPLAFLLLAGAVMLFDPKLVMGRPAGVPVEHKPGVPAHATVPHPTRRPPLRRTLGQRGPRTPQNH is encoded by the coding sequence ATGCAGGGCACGATCGACGGATTCAGCTACGGACTCGTCACACCGCTGGTGGCCTACCTGATGGCCTGCCTCGGTGGTGCCCTCGGTCTGCGCTGCACCACAAGATCGATGCTCGTCTCGCAGTCCTGGCGCCCGGGCTGGCTCGCCCTGGGCTCGGCGGCCATCGGCTCCGGCATATGGACCATGCACTTCGTCGCGATGATGGGGTTCACGGTCAAGGAGACGCCGATCCACTACGACAAGCCGATGACGTTCGCGAGCCTGGCCGTCGCCGTCGTCATGGTGGGCGTCGGGATCTTCATCGTCGGCTACAAGGGCGCCAGCGGAACGGCCCTGTTCACCGGCGGCACCATCACCGGCCTGGGCATAGCCTCGATGCACTACCTGGGCATGGCCGGCATGCGGCTCAACGGCAAGCTGGAGTACAACACGTTCACCGTCGCCGTCTCCGTCGCCATAGCCATGGTCGCGGCCACCGCCGCCCTGTGGGCCGCCGGACAGGTCAGAGGGCTGATGTGGAGCGTGGGCGCGAGCCTCGTCATGGGCCTCGCGGTCAGCGGCATGCACTACACCGGCATGGCCGCCCTCAGCGTCCATCTCCACGGCACGGAGGCCCCCGCCACGGGCGACTCACCCGCCGCCCTGCTCGCGCCCATGCTGATCGGCCCGCTCGCCTTCCTGCTCCTCGCGGGCGCCGTCATGCTGTTCGACCCGAAGCTGGTCATGGGGAGGCCCGCCGGCGTCCCCGTCGAGCACAAGCCCGGCGTCCCGGCCCACGCCACCGTCCCGCACCCCACCCGCCGCCCGCCGCTGCGCCGCACCCTCGGGCAGCGAGGCCCCCGCACCCCGCAAAACCACTGA
- a CDS encoding carbohydrate kinase family protein, translating into MSEPGNGPGRGDAGDGPVPAGERGGALLVVGDVVTDVIARHRGPLASGTDTAAAIRTVPGGAGANVACWAAHWGGAEVRLLGRVGTDAAAWHERALTASGVRPLLVVDPQAPTGTVICLVDTDAAAERTFLTDSGASLRLDPDDWSDALLDGVARLHLSGYLLFSEPSRALVAVALASARAHGVPVSLDPASAGFLVELGVDRFLALVEGVDVLLPSRDEACLLTGLSDAADAAAKLSRHVPLVVAKQGADGALVARSGAVRAHVPAAPATPRDTTGAGDAFTGAFLAALLAGAGPEDAAREGCRAGALAVNRVGGRPPTAK; encoded by the coding sequence GTGAGCGAGCCGGGGAACGGGCCGGGGCGCGGCGACGCGGGGGACGGGCCCGTCCCGGCCGGCGAGCGCGGCGGCGCGCTGCTGGTCGTCGGGGACGTGGTGACGGACGTCATCGCCCGGCACCGGGGGCCGCTCGCCTCGGGCACGGACACGGCCGCGGCCATCCGGACGGTGCCGGGCGGCGCGGGCGCCAATGTGGCCTGCTGGGCCGCGCATTGGGGCGGTGCAGAGGTGCGGCTGCTGGGGCGGGTCGGTACGGACGCGGCAGCGTGGCACGAGCGGGCGCTGACCGCGAGCGGAGTACGGCCCCTTCTCGTCGTGGATCCGCAGGCGCCGACCGGGACGGTGATCTGCCTGGTCGACACGGACGCCGCTGCCGAGCGGACGTTCCTCACCGACAGCGGAGCGTCCCTGCGGCTCGACCCCGACGACTGGTCGGACGCGCTGCTCGACGGTGTCGCCCGCCTGCACCTCTCGGGCTACCTGCTGTTCTCCGAGCCGAGCCGGGCCCTGGTGGCGGTGGCTCTGGCGTCGGCACGCGCGCATGGTGTGCCGGTGAGCCTGGATCCGGCGTCGGCCGGTTTCCTCGTGGAGCTGGGCGTCGACCGTTTCCTGGCACTGGTGGAAGGCGTGGACGTCCTGCTGCCCAGCCGAGATGAGGCATGCCTGCTCACGGGGTTGTCCGACGCGGCGGACGCGGCGGCCAAGCTGAGCCGTCACGTGCCGTTGGTGGTCGCCAAGCAGGGCGCGGACGGTGCGCTGGTGGCCCGGTCCGGCGCCGTGCGCGCCCACGTCCCCGCCGCGCCGGCGACGCCGAGGGACACAACGGGGGCCGGCGACGCCTTCACGGGCGCCTTCCTCGCGGCCCTGCTCGCGGGCGCCGGGCCCGAGGATGCGGCGCGGGAGGGCTGCCGGGCCGGTGCGCTGGCGGTGAACCGGGTGGGTGGAAGGCCACCTACGGCGAAGTGA
- a CDS encoding DUF2293 domain-containing protein: protein MAPLATPPPRTGLLVIQPLKRRQCAECHAGPLQMLVLEEGAPRCLDCSDLGHLVFLPRGDTALTRRSREESALSAVVVRFNRRRSRYERQGVLVEEAGLARAEERCLADAEARRRRRVRDARRRAREDVRFAEAFAGEIRRLFPGCPADRAQDIAAHASVRGSGRVGRSAAGQALSEAAVTSAVMASVRHMDTPYDQLLMSGVPRHEARRRIAAAVETTLRGWRAEVSGVG from the coding sequence ATGGCGCCCCTCGCAACTCCCCCGCCCCGTACCGGCCTTCTCGTGATCCAGCCCCTCAAGCGGCGGCAGTGTGCGGAGTGTCATGCGGGACCGTTGCAGATGCTCGTGCTGGAGGAGGGTGCGCCGCGGTGTCTCGACTGTTCCGACCTCGGGCATCTGGTGTTTCTGCCGCGCGGCGACACGGCGTTGACACGTCGGTCACGGGAGGAGAGTGCGCTGTCGGCGGTGGTCGTGCGGTTCAACCGACGCAGGAGCCGTTATGAGCGGCAGGGCGTCCTCGTCGAGGAGGCGGGACTCGCTCGCGCCGAGGAGCGGTGCCTGGCGGACGCGGAGGCACGCCGGCGGCGCCGGGTGCGGGACGCCCGGCGTCGGGCGCGGGAGGACGTGCGGTTCGCGGAGGCGTTCGCGGGTGAGATACGGCGGCTGTTCCCGGGGTGTCCGGCGGACCGGGCGCAGGACATAGCCGCGCATGCGTCGGTGCGGGGCAGTGGACGGGTGGGGAGGAGTGCGGCGGGGCAGGCGTTGTCCGAGGCGGCGGTGACGTCGGCGGTCATGGCGTCCGTACGGCATATGGACACGCCGTACGACCAGCTGCTGATGAGCGGGGTGCCGCGCCACGAGGCTCGGCGCCGGATCGCGGCGGCGGTGGAGACGACGTTGCGGGGGTGGCGGGCGGAGGTGTCGGGGGTCGGCTGA